The Micromonospora sp. Llam0 genome includes a window with the following:
- a CDS encoding GNAT family N-acetyltransferase yields MYVEQLPGIGRFSLLVLDPTEDLDLLYGWVTEPRARFWGMTGHTREQVGDVYRFLDGLDSHHAYLMTVDDEPVGIFQTYLPAEDPLGEHYPVRDGDIGIHLFLAPARRPVAGFTGAVAAAFTRYLFADPGRRRIVIEPDVRNDRALRRWKRLGFEFDVELTLADKRAQLAFLTRAAFTVRQATGGVPSTGDRR; encoded by the coding sequence GTGTACGTCGAGCAACTGCCCGGCATCGGCCGGTTCAGCCTGCTGGTGCTGGACCCCACCGAGGATCTCGACCTGCTGTACGGCTGGGTCACCGAGCCACGGGCCCGGTTCTGGGGAATGACCGGGCACACCCGGGAGCAGGTGGGCGATGTCTACCGGTTCCTCGACGGTCTGGACTCGCACCACGCGTACCTGATGACCGTCGACGACGAGCCGGTCGGCATCTTCCAGACCTACCTGCCGGCCGAGGACCCGCTCGGCGAGCACTACCCGGTACGCGACGGTGACATCGGGATCCATCTGTTCCTCGCTCCGGCCCGGCGGCCGGTCGCCGGGTTCACCGGCGCGGTGGCGGCCGCGTTCACCCGCTACCTGTTCGCCGATCCGGGCCGGCGACGGATCGTCATCGAGCCGGACGTACGCAACGACCGGGCGCTGCGCCGCTGGAAGCGACTGGGCTTCGAGTTCGACGTGGAGCTGACGTTGGCCGACAAGCGCGCCCAGTTGGCGTTCCTGACCCGGGCGGCGTTCACCGTCAGGCAAGCCACCGGCGGCGTACCATCGACCGGTGACCGCCGCTGA